In Erinaceus europaeus unplaced genomic scaffold, mEriEur2.1 scaffold_1196, whole genome shotgun sequence, one DNA window encodes the following:
- the N6AMT1 gene encoding methyltransferase N6AMT1, producing the protein VEICLEVGSGSGVVSAFLASVIGPQALYMCTDINPEAAACTLETGRCNKVLIHPVITDLVKGLLPRLKEKVDLLVFNPPYVVTPPEEVRSHGIEAAWAGGRNGREVMDRFFPLVPILLSPEGSFYLVTIKENNPEEILKTMKAEGLQGTIVLSRQAGREVLSVLKFTRP; encoded by the exons agtggaAATATGCCTTGAAGTAGGGTCAGGGTCTGGAGTGGTGTCTGCATTCCTAGCCTCTGTGATAGGCCCTCAAGCTTTGTATAT GTGTACTGATATCAACCCAGAAGCTGCGGCTTGTACTCTGGAGACTGGGCGCTGTAACAAAGTTCTCATCCACCCAGTGATTACAGATTTG GTCAAAGGCTTGCTACCACGATTGAAGGAAAAGGTTGACCTTCTGGTGTTTAATCCCCCCTATGTGGTGACTCCACCTGAAGAG GTAAGGAGTCATGGAATAGAGGCAGCCTGGGCTGGCGGCAGAAATGGTCGAGAAGTGATGGACAGATTCTTTCCACTGGTTCCAATTCTCCTTTCTCCAGAAGGATCATTTTATTTGGTTACAATTAAAGAAAACAATCCAG AAGAAATCTTGAAAACAATGAAGGCAGAAGGTCTACAAGGAACTATTGTACTTTCTAGACAAGCCGGCAGAGAAGTTCTTTCAGTTCTAAAGTTCACCAGGCCCTAG